CTCAACAGATGGGCATAGTCTTTGAGCATGACTCCGCAACCACTGGTATTACTGATAATCGCCTGACAGCCTTGTTGCAGATAGGGAAGCCAATCATCGATATTGCGTTTGATCTTAATCAGCGCATCGTCACTGGCACAAAGGTGTTCATCCATGGCTCCGCAACAGTTTTTCTGTTCGCTTTTGATGACATTCAAACCGAGTTTATTGAGTACCCGAACGGTGGCTTGATTGATATTTGGAGCCAGACTGGGCTGGACACAACCGGACAGCAAAATCACACTGTTTTTGATCGCATCCTCACGGCTTATCAGCTCCTGTTGCAAAGCCTGTTCTTCGATACTGAGTTGCACCGCTTTTGAATGACGTAAAAAAGGCATTAATGCGACCAGTGAATTGAATAGCCAGGGAGTGGTCAGGCTTTTACGGACAATAAATCGTGCCAGTCGATTCGCCGGGGGGCGTTTGATTTGTTGTTCCGCCAAGGTTCTGCCGATATCGAGCAGATGACCGTATTCAACCCCTGAAGGACAGGTGGTTTCGCAATTCAGGCAGGTTAGGCAACGGTCTAGATGTTGGTGGGTGCTGTGTCCAGCCGGATTGCCTTCAAGCAGGCTTTTAATCAGATAGATCCGGCCTCTGGGAGAGTCCAGTTCATCGCCGAGCACCGCATAGGTCGGACAGGTAGACAGACAAAAACCACAGTGCACACAAGAGCGTAAAATGCGATCGGCGGTTTGACCGGTTTCGGTTTCCAACAAATCTTTAGCAAGCTCTGTTTGCATAGTCGCTTCTATCCTTTGTCCATAGCCTTAAAGGTCTTTAAAAATGCCATGTGGATCAAACACCTTCTTGAGCCCGGATTTAATGCGTTTGACGCAAGGTTTATCATTGTTTCTCGGCAGGAAACGCTGATCCCACAGGGTGACATAAGGGTGGTTGGGTTTGTTTTCACTGGCCACCCAGCGTCGTGAACCGCCCATACTGACCGCAATGGTGTTTTCAATCGCCGGGTTGGTGCTTTCCACATCCAAACGCCAGAGTTTTTGCCCCTGTTGCAGATCGGGTTTGAACGGGTTCAGGGTTTGCCAGATATCGTTAGTGCACAGATTGACTTCAACCCGGTTGTCCTGCTTTGGGTGTTCACCGGCAACGCGATAATAAAATCGGCCCTGATAATAGGCACAGGCGGAAATAGGCAGGG
Above is a window of Thiomicrorhabdus sediminis DNA encoding:
- the glcF gene encoding glycolate oxidase subunit GlcF, translated to MQTELAKDLLETETGQTADRILRSCVHCGFCLSTCPTYAVLGDELDSPRGRIYLIKSLLEGNPAGHSTHQHLDRCLTCLNCETTCPSGVEYGHLLDIGRTLAEQQIKRPPANRLARFIVRKSLTTPWLFNSLVALMPFLRHSKAVQLSIEEQALQQELISREDAIKNSVILLSGCVQPSLAPNINQATVRVLNKLGLNVIKSEQKNCCGAMDEHLCASDDALIKIKRNIDDWLPYLQQGCQAIISNTSGCGVMLKDYAHLLRNDEEYSDKARIISDASVDIAEFLAKQDLSAFTHYKNQRVTYHSPCTLQHGQKLPGLVEDTLRRLGYRVSLPKDAHLCCGSAGTYSILQPKLAKQLRANKIEQLEDTKPPIIVTANIGCLMHLQKATKTPVKHWIELL